A section of the Perognathus longimembris pacificus isolate PPM17 chromosome 7, ASM2315922v1, whole genome shotgun sequence genome encodes:
- the Slc35a3 gene encoding UDP-N-acetylglucosamine transporter isoform X2 produces METLKLAIPSGIYTLQNNLLYVALSNLDAATYQVTYQLKILTTALFSVSMLSKKLGVYQWLSLVILMTGVAFVQWPSDSQELDSKELSAGSQFVGLMAVLTACFSSGFAGVYFEKILKETKQSVWIRNIQLGFFGSIFGLMGVYVYDGELVSKNGFFQGYNRLTWIVVILQALGGLVIAAVIKYADNILKGFATSLSIILSTLISYFWLQDFVPTSVFFLGAILVITATFLYGYDPKPAGNSTKA; encoded by the exons ATGGAAACACTTAAACTTGCTATTCCATCAGGGATTTATACTCTCCAGAATAATTTGCTGTATGTGGCACTGTCAAATCTAGATGCAGCTACTTATCAG gtTACATATCAGTTGAAAATTCTTACAACGGCATTATTTTCTGTGTCTATGCTTAGTAAAAAACTAGGTGTGTACCAGTGGCTCTCCTTGGTGATTTTGATGACTGGAGTTGCTTTTGTACAG tgGCCTTCAGATTCTCAAGAGCTTGATTCTAAGGAACTTTCAGCTGGCTCTCAATTTGTAGGCCTAATGGCAGTTCTCACAGCTTGTTTTTCAAGTGGCTTTGctggagtttattttgagaaaatcttaaaagaaacaaaacaatctgTGTGGATAAGAAACATTCAGCTTG GTTTCTTTGGAAGCATATTTGGATTAATGGGTGTGTATGTTTATGATGGAGAATTGGTATCAAAGAATGGATTTTTTCAGGGGTATAACCGGCTGACATGGATAGTTGTCATTCTTCag GCACTTGGGGGCCTTGTAATAGCTGCCGTTATTAAGTAtgcagataatattttaaaaggattTGCAACTTCTCTATCCATAATATTATCAACACTGATATCCTATTTTTGGCTACAAGATTTTGTGCCAACCAG TGTCTTTTTCCTTGGAGccatccttgtgataacagctaCCTTCTTATATGGTTATGACCCCAAACCTGCAGGAAATTCCACAAAAGCGTAG
- the Slc35a3 gene encoding UDP-N-acetylglucosamine transporter isoform X1, protein MPRDQDLVLQDMKGPQEVERLPVANEDKTMSANLKYLSLGILVFQTTSLVLTMRYSRTLKEEGPRYLSSTAVVVAELLKIMACILLVYKDSKCSLRALNRVLHDEILNKPMETLKLAIPSGIYTLQNNLLYVALSNLDAATYQVTYQLKILTTALFSVSMLSKKLGVYQWLSLVILMTGVAFVQWPSDSQELDSKELSAGSQFVGLMAVLTACFSSGFAGVYFEKILKETKQSVWIRNIQLGFFGSIFGLMGVYVYDGELVSKNGFFQGYNRLTWIVVILQALGGLVIAAVIKYADNILKGFATSLSIILSTLISYFWLQDFVPTSVFFLGAILVITATFLYGYDPKPAGNSTKA, encoded by the exons gcaAATGAAGATAAAACAATGTCTGCCAACCTAAAGTATCTCTCATTGGGAATTTTGGTCTTTCAGACTACCAGTTTGGTTCTAACCATGCGTTATTCTAGAACTTTAAAAGAGGAGGGACCTCGTTATCTATCTTCTACAGCAGTGGTTGTTGCTGAACTTTTGAAGATAATGGCTTGCATCCTTTTAGTCTACAAGGACAGTA AATGTAGTCTGAGAGCACTGAATCGAGTTCTGCATGATGAAATTCTTAATAAACCTATGGAAACACTTAAACTTGCTATTCCATCAGGGATTTATACTCTCCAGAATAATTTGCTGTATGTGGCACTGTCAAATCTAGATGCAGCTACTTATCAG gtTACATATCAGTTGAAAATTCTTACAACGGCATTATTTTCTGTGTCTATGCTTAGTAAAAAACTAGGTGTGTACCAGTGGCTCTCCTTGGTGATTTTGATGACTGGAGTTGCTTTTGTACAG tgGCCTTCAGATTCTCAAGAGCTTGATTCTAAGGAACTTTCAGCTGGCTCTCAATTTGTAGGCCTAATGGCAGTTCTCACAGCTTGTTTTTCAAGTGGCTTTGctggagtttattttgagaaaatcttaaaagaaacaaaacaatctgTGTGGATAAGAAACATTCAGCTTG GTTTCTTTGGAAGCATATTTGGATTAATGGGTGTGTATGTTTATGATGGAGAATTGGTATCAAAGAATGGATTTTTTCAGGGGTATAACCGGCTGACATGGATAGTTGTCATTCTTCag GCACTTGGGGGCCTTGTAATAGCTGCCGTTATTAAGTAtgcagataatattttaaaaggattTGCAACTTCTCTATCCATAATATTATCAACACTGATATCCTATTTTTGGCTACAAGATTTTGTGCCAACCAG TGTCTTTTTCCTTGGAGccatccttgtgataacagctaCCTTCTTATATGGTTATGACCCCAAACCTGCAGGAAATTCCACAAAAGCGTAG
- the Slc35a3 gene encoding UDP-N-acetylglucosamine transporter isoform X3, with amino-acid sequence MSANLKYLSLGILVFQTTSLVLTMRYSRTLKEEGPRYLSSTAVVVAELLKIMACILLVYKDSKCSLRALNRVLHDEILNKPMETLKLAIPSGIYTLQNNLLYVALSNLDAATYQVTYQLKILTTALFSVSMLSKKLGVYQWLSLVILMTGVAFVQWPSDSQELDSKELSAGSQFVGLMAVLTACFSSGFAGVYFEKILKETKQSVWIRNIQLGFFGSIFGLMGVYVYDGELVSKNGFFQGYNRLTWIVVILQALGGLVIAAVIKYADNILKGFATSLSIILSTLISYFWLQDFVPTSVFFLGAILVITATFLYGYDPKPAGNSTKA; translated from the exons ATGTCTGCCAACCTAAAGTATCTCTCATTGGGAATTTTGGTCTTTCAGACTACCAGTTTGGTTCTAACCATGCGTTATTCTAGAACTTTAAAAGAGGAGGGACCTCGTTATCTATCTTCTACAGCAGTGGTTGTTGCTGAACTTTTGAAGATAATGGCTTGCATCCTTTTAGTCTACAAGGACAGTA AATGTAGTCTGAGAGCACTGAATCGAGTTCTGCATGATGAAATTCTTAATAAACCTATGGAAACACTTAAACTTGCTATTCCATCAGGGATTTATACTCTCCAGAATAATTTGCTGTATGTGGCACTGTCAAATCTAGATGCAGCTACTTATCAG gtTACATATCAGTTGAAAATTCTTACAACGGCATTATTTTCTGTGTCTATGCTTAGTAAAAAACTAGGTGTGTACCAGTGGCTCTCCTTGGTGATTTTGATGACTGGAGTTGCTTTTGTACAG tgGCCTTCAGATTCTCAAGAGCTTGATTCTAAGGAACTTTCAGCTGGCTCTCAATTTGTAGGCCTAATGGCAGTTCTCACAGCTTGTTTTTCAAGTGGCTTTGctggagtttattttgagaaaatcttaaaagaaacaaaacaatctgTGTGGATAAGAAACATTCAGCTTG GTTTCTTTGGAAGCATATTTGGATTAATGGGTGTGTATGTTTATGATGGAGAATTGGTATCAAAGAATGGATTTTTTCAGGGGTATAACCGGCTGACATGGATAGTTGTCATTCTTCag GCACTTGGGGGCCTTGTAATAGCTGCCGTTATTAAGTAtgcagataatattttaaaaggattTGCAACTTCTCTATCCATAATATTATCAACACTGATATCCTATTTTTGGCTACAAGATTTTGTGCCAACCAG TGTCTTTTTCCTTGGAGccatccttgtgataacagctaCCTTCTTATATGGTTATGACCCCAAACCTGCAGGAAATTCCACAAAAGCGTAG